One Bradyrhizobium sp. CCGB12 genomic window carries:
- a CDS encoding DUF5938 domain-containing protein: MSAKKPVIVYGASGYTGRLVCEYLREYNIPFIAAGRSAEKLNAAMKANVAGIETADYEVVEVPHTVSALTELFNGASVVLNTVGPFAKFGGEVVQACWASRCHYTDTTGEQDWLITLEQEWGAKFANAGLLLAPGIAQMYTTGEIAAQLCLETPGLDTLDIAVFWGGSPTIASTQTILVNAAMAKAYYLEQNKYVEHQPDAGLYNLAIPGQHELALALPWGGTSHPVWFKRDPRVANVKVLGGVFNRALMLGVPQIVAAALEATKDMNPDDRYAALAQTAAGVMNTMPPRENPRVNKSMDSVHASGPLGRAHCVINGNSNYKQTGLLQAYAAAHLLQQPPKRVGFASGCQAFGHHELLGQLRSFGLVSKPILTVHD; this comes from the coding sequence ATGAGCGCGAAGAAGCCCGTCATCGTCTATGGCGCGTCCGGCTACACCGGCCGGCTGGTCTGCGAATACTTACGCGAGTACAACATCCCCTTCATCGCCGCCGGCCGCAGCGCGGAGAAGCTCAACGCCGCAATGAAGGCGAACGTGGCCGGTATCGAGACCGCCGACTACGAGGTGGTGGAAGTGCCGCACACCGTGAGTGCACTGACGGAGTTGTTCAACGGTGCCTCGGTGGTGCTCAACACCGTGGGCCCGTTCGCCAAGTTCGGCGGTGAGGTGGTGCAGGCGTGTTGGGCTTCCCGATGCCACTACACCGACACCACCGGCGAGCAGGACTGGCTGATCACGCTCGAGCAGGAGTGGGGCGCGAAGTTCGCCAACGCCGGCCTGCTGCTCGCTCCGGGCATCGCGCAGATGTACACCACCGGCGAGATCGCCGCGCAGCTTTGCCTGGAGACACCGGGCCTCGACACGCTTGATATCGCCGTGTTCTGGGGCGGCAGCCCGACCATCGCATCGACGCAGACCATCCTGGTCAACGCCGCGATGGCAAAGGCCTACTATTTGGAACAGAACAAGTATGTCGAGCATCAGCCCGATGCCGGTCTCTATAACCTCGCAATCCCCGGCCAGCATGAGTTGGCGCTGGCGCTGCCCTGGGGCGGCACCTCGCACCCCGTGTGGTTCAAGCGCGATCCGCGCGTGGCCAACGTCAAGGTGCTGGGCGGCGTGTTCAACCGCGCGCTGATGCTGGGCGTGCCGCAGATCGTCGCGGCCGCGCTGGAGGCGACCAAGGATATGAACCCCGACGACCGCTACGCCGCGTTGGCGCAGACTGCCGCCGGCGTGATGAACACCATGCCGCCGCGCGAGAACCCGCGCGTCAACAAGTCGATGGATTCGGTGCATGCCTCCGGCCCATTGGGGCGCGCGCACTGCGTCATCAACGGCAACAGCAATTACAAGCAGACCGGCTTGCTGCAGGCCTATGCCGCGGCGCACCTGCTGCAGCAGCCACCCAAGCGCGTAGGCTTCGCCTCCGGTTGCCAAGCGTTCGGTCACCACGAACTGCTCGGCCAGCTGCGCAGCTTTGGCTTGGTCAGCAAGCCGATCCTGACTGTGCATGATTAG
- a CDS encoding AMP-binding protein, producing the protein MRFIDYLDKGASLGADAPCLTMDGRDFSYCEVQLLSYRVARGLVRSGIAAGEKVAILSGNDPVAFACVFGISRAGSVWCPINPRNEAAENRLILDQFDCSLLLFHSSFAPMVEAVRAELPKLRALVCLDAELPFAPSFDSWLAGLPADQYQRETVDDLVMIPGTGGTTGKPKGVMLSGRNIEAMTALTLMGYPFRGRPVYLALAPLTHAAGVLCFPIMALGGRIVIMHHPDIAEFLDLIERYHVTHTFLPPTVIYMLLDHPKLNSAKLESLQCFWYGAAPISAARLAEALQRIGPMAQLFGQTEAPMMISMMAPSEHYNADGTIAMERLASAGRISPLVQAGIMDGDGNLLPSGSRGEIVVRGSLVMEGYYKNPEATAEASAHGWHHTGDIGYIDDDGYLYIVDRAKDMIITGGFNVYSIEVENALRAHEAVQDCAVIGVADEKWGERIVAVVQPRAGQSVDATALAAFVKQRIGSVKTPKQIEVWDDLPRSKVGKVLKPDIRARLAARSDG; encoded by the coding sequence ATGCGCTTTATCGATTACCTCGACAAAGGTGCCTCGCTCGGCGCCGACGCGCCGTGCCTGACCATGGACGGGCGCGATTTCAGCTATTGCGAGGTGCAGTTGCTGAGCTACCGCGTCGCGCGCGGGCTCGTCCGATCGGGGATTGCTGCCGGCGAGAAGGTCGCAATCCTTTCCGGCAACGATCCGGTCGCGTTTGCATGCGTGTTTGGCATTTCCCGCGCGGGCTCGGTTTGGTGTCCAATCAATCCGCGCAACGAGGCGGCCGAAAACCGGCTCATCCTCGACCAATTCGACTGCAGCCTGCTGCTGTTTCATTCAAGCTTCGCGCCGATGGTCGAGGCGGTGCGTGCAGAGCTGCCGAAGCTGCGCGCCCTCGTCTGCCTCGATGCCGAGTTGCCCTTCGCGCCCTCGTTCGACAGCTGGCTCGCTGGTCTCCCCGCCGACCAATATCAACGCGAGACGGTCGACGATCTCGTGATGATTCCCGGCACCGGCGGCACCACCGGAAAGCCGAAGGGAGTCATGCTGTCGGGCCGCAACATCGAGGCCATGACGGCACTGACGCTGATGGGCTATCCCTTTAGGGGTCGTCCGGTCTATCTCGCGCTCGCGCCGTTGACCCACGCGGCCGGCGTGCTGTGTTTCCCGATCATGGCGCTCGGCGGTCGCATCGTGATCATGCATCATCCCGACATCGCCGAATTCCTCGATCTGATCGAGCGCTACCATGTCACGCACACCTTCCTGCCGCCGACCGTGATCTACATGCTGCTCGATCATCCCAAGCTGAACTCCGCGAAGCTCGAGTCGCTGCAATGCTTCTGGTACGGCGCGGCGCCGATCTCGGCCGCACGGCTTGCGGAGGCGCTGCAGCGCATCGGGCCGATGGCGCAGTTGTTCGGTCAGACTGAAGCGCCGATGATGATCTCGATGATGGCGCCTAGCGAGCATTACAATGCCGATGGCACGATCGCGATGGAGCGCCTCGCCTCGGCGGGGCGGATCAGCCCGTTGGTGCAGGCCGGCATCATGGATGGCGACGGCAATTTGCTGCCATCAGGTTCACGCGGCGAGATCGTGGTTCGCGGCTCGCTGGTGATGGAAGGCTATTACAAAAATCCCGAGGCCACGGCTGAGGCCTCCGCGCATGGCTGGCACCACACCGGAGACATCGGCTACATCGACGACGACGGCTACCTCTATATCGTCGATCGCGCCAAGGACATGATCATCACCGGCGGGTTCAACGTCTACTCGATCGAGGTCGAGAACGCGCTGCGGGCGCATGAGGCGGTACAGGATTGCGCCGTGATCGGGGTGGCGGACGAGAAATGGGGTGAGCGGATCGTCGCCGTGGTGCAGCCCCGCGCCGGCCAGAGCGTCGATGCGACGGCGCTGGCGGCCTTCGTCAAGCAGCGGATCGGCAGCGTCAAGACACCGAAGCAGATCGAAGTCTGGGACGATCTGCCGCGCTCCAAGGTCGGCAAGGTGCTGAAGCCGGATATCCGTGCGCGGCTGGCGGCGCGGTCAGACGGCTAA
- a CDS encoding HEAT repeat domain-containing protein, with the protein MEILKRELTARPAHLLALARAAPHSPERDARWQLADALGSDEFAADEVEPLLEQFFHDADEYVSRRALLALARRRSKRAEALALRAWGTEHEYQRMAALDALSAVNSPLLPSYLDLAQRDGREYLVDFANRLRARPASEDTSKIG; encoded by the coding sequence GTGGAGATACTCAAGCGCGAGTTGACGGCCAGGCCTGCTCATCTGCTGGCTTTGGCGAGGGCAGCGCCGCACTCGCCGGAGCGAGATGCCCGATGGCAACTTGCTGATGCACTTGGGAGCGACGAATTTGCCGCCGATGAAGTCGAACCGCTGTTGGAGCAATTCTTTCACGACGCGGATGAGTACGTAAGCCGGCGAGCACTTCTGGCTCTCGCGCGCAGGCGGTCAAAAAGGGCGGAGGCGCTTGCGCTTCGCGCGTGGGGCACGGAGCATGAATATCAGCGGATGGCCGCGCTCGACGCACTCTCCGCGGTTAACTCGCCATTGCTGCCGTCCTATCTCGATCTCGCTCAGCGCGATGGACGGGAATACCTCGTTGATTTTGCAAATAGGCTCCGCGCGAGACCGGCTTCTGAAGATACGAGTAAGATTGGTTAG
- a CDS encoding DUF1150 domain-containing protein, with protein sequence MSEGHVAFEYEAKNVSPETLATLGEGHIAYVKQIRSEDVPGLFPEAPKIAPGLKLFALHAADGTPIMLTDSREAAIANAWSNELQAVSVH encoded by the coding sequence ATGAGTGAAGGTCACGTTGCGTTCGAATACGAAGCCAAAAATGTCTCTCCGGAGACGCTGGCAACCCTCGGCGAAGGTCATATCGCCTATGTGAAGCAGATCCGCTCCGAGGACGTACCGGGCCTGTTTCCCGAAGCGCCGAAAATCGCGCCGGGCCTCAAGCTCTTCGCGCTCCACGCCGCCGACGGCACGCCGATCATGCTGACCGACAGCCGCGAAGCCGCGATCGCCAACGCCTGGAGCAACGAGCTGCAAGCGGTGAGCGTGCACTGA
- a CDS encoding Hsp20 family protein: MSRVPTLSSPFLLGFDEIERVLDRVVKGADGYPPYNIERCDRADNQPERLRITLAVAGFTRDQLDVTIEENQLVIRGRQQDDKTRQYIHRGIAARHFQRTFVLAEGMLVLGADLKNGLLSIDLARPEPERIVKTIAINEHE, translated from the coding sequence ATGTCTCGTGTTCCAACGCTCTCCAGTCCCTTCCTGCTGGGCTTCGACGAGATCGAGCGCGTGCTCGATCGGGTCGTCAAAGGCGCCGACGGCTACCCTCCCTACAATATCGAGAGGTGCGACCGCGCGGACAACCAGCCCGAGCGTTTGCGCATCACGCTGGCGGTCGCCGGATTCACCCGCGACCAACTCGATGTAACCATTGAGGAAAACCAGCTCGTGATCCGCGGGCGGCAGCAGGACGACAAGACCCGGCAATACATCCATCGCGGCATCGCCGCGCGCCACTTCCAGCGCACCTTCGTGCTGGCGGAGGGGATGCTGGTGCTGGGGGCGGATCTGAAGAACGGGCTGTTGTCGATCGATCTGGCCCGGCCTGAACCGGAGAGGATCGTTAAGACAATCGCTATCAATGAGCACGAATAA
- a CDS encoding sn-glycerol-3-phosphate import ATP-binding protein UgpC: protein MANVTLRSVRKTYPGGFEAIKGVDVDVGDGQFCVLVGPSGCGKSTLLRMVAGLETVTGGEIDIGGRIVNQVEPADRDIAMVFQNYALYPHMSVYNNMAYGLRNRGMAEAEIKTRVEEAARVLELSPMLERKPRQLSGGQRQRVAMGRAIVRQPKVFLFDEPLSNLDAKLRIAMRVEIRKLQRRLNTTSIYVTHDQLEAMTLADILVVMNGGEVEQVGNPLAIYEKPATTFVASFIGAPPMNLMSTRTEEIKSQLDGSAGEAGILGIRPEDFVITDQTPAGGVALPLTVEAIERVGAETFVYGSRAQEDQRVAATPGELPPGEVIVRIPGTEAPAIGQNIRVAAVRQKLHLFSGDGRKRIEA, encoded by the coding sequence ATGGCTAACGTCACCCTGCGCAGCGTCCGCAAGACCTATCCCGGCGGCTTCGAAGCCATCAAGGGCGTCGACGTCGATGTCGGCGACGGCCAGTTCTGCGTGCTGGTCGGCCCCTCCGGCTGCGGCAAGTCGACCTTGCTGCGCATGGTCGCAGGCCTCGAAACGGTCACTGGCGGCGAGATCGACATCGGCGGCCGCATCGTCAACCAGGTCGAGCCGGCCGACCGCGACATCGCCATGGTGTTCCAGAACTACGCGCTCTATCCGCATATGAGCGTCTACAACAACATGGCCTATGGCCTGCGCAACCGCGGCATGGCGGAGGCCGAGATCAAGACCCGCGTCGAGGAAGCCGCGCGCGTGCTCGAACTGTCGCCAATGCTGGAGCGCAAGCCGCGCCAGCTCTCCGGCGGCCAGCGCCAGCGCGTCGCCATGGGCCGCGCCATCGTGCGCCAGCCGAAGGTGTTTCTGTTCGACGAGCCGCTGTCGAACCTCGACGCCAAGCTGCGCATCGCGATGCGCGTCGAGATCCGCAAATTGCAGCGCCGCCTCAACACGACGTCGATCTACGTCACCCATGACCAGCTGGAAGCGATGACGCTCGCCGACATCCTGGTCGTGATGAATGGTGGCGAGGTCGAGCAGGTCGGCAATCCCCTGGCCATCTACGAGAAGCCGGCGACGACCTTCGTCGCCTCCTTCATCGGCGCACCGCCGATGAACCTGATGTCGACGCGCACTGAGGAGATCAAATCGCAGCTCGACGGCAGCGCGGGCGAGGCCGGCATCCTCGGCATCCGCCCGGAAGACTTCGTCATCACCGACCAGACCCCGGCCGGCGGTGTCGCACTGCCTCTCACCGTGGAAGCGATCGAGCGCGTCGGCGCGGAAACCTTCGTCTACGGCTCGCGGGCGCAGGAAGACCAGCGCGTCGCCGCCACCCCCGGCGAGCTGCCACCGGGCGAGGTCATCGTCCGCATTCCCGGAACCGAGGCCCCCGCCATCGGCCAGAACATCCGCGTCGCGGCGGTGCGCCAAAAGCTGCATTTGTTCAGCGGCGACGGGCGGAAGCGGATCGAGGCCTGA
- the ugpE gene encoding sn-glycerol-3-phosphate ABC transporter permease UgpE gives MVEEEGFRRYVAHIILWIGIAIVAFPVYIAIVASTQDNALIANGQMSLLPGGHFFQTYYQTIFVGTSGSTREPVGNMMLNSLVMALLIAVGKIAISIISAYAIVYFRFPFRMPIFWIIFITLMLPVEVRIYPTYKIVADLHMLDSYAGLSLPLIASATATLLFRQFFMTVPDELLEASRIDGAGPFRFFWDTLLPLSRTNMAALFVILFILGWNQYLWPLLITTRDDMQTIQIGIRKMITTTDALTEWPIVMATAVLAMLPPVFVVVAMQKLFVRGLVETEK, from the coding sequence ATGGTCGAGGAAGAAGGCTTTCGACGCTACGTCGCCCACATCATCCTCTGGATCGGGATCGCGATCGTCGCATTCCCCGTCTACATCGCGATCGTCGCCTCGACCCAGGACAACGCGCTGATCGCGAACGGGCAGATGTCGCTGCTGCCCGGCGGTCACTTCTTCCAGACTTACTACCAGACGATCTTCGTCGGCACGAGCGGCTCGACCCGCGAGCCGGTCGGCAACATGATGCTGAACTCGCTGGTGATGGCGCTGCTGATCGCGGTCGGCAAGATCGCGATCTCGATCATCTCGGCCTATGCGATCGTGTATTTCCGTTTTCCGTTCCGGATGCCGATCTTCTGGATCATCTTCATCACGCTGATGCTGCCGGTCGAGGTGCGCATCTATCCGACCTACAAGATCGTCGCCGATCTGCACATGCTCGACAGCTATGCCGGCTTGTCATTGCCGCTGATCGCCTCGGCCACCGCAACGCTGCTGTTCCGCCAGTTCTTCATGACGGTGCCGGACGAGCTCCTGGAAGCCTCGCGCATCGACGGCGCTGGGCCCTTTCGCTTCTTCTGGGATACGCTGTTGCCGCTGTCGCGCACCAACATGGCGGCGCTGTTCGTGATCCTGTTCATCCTCGGCTGGAATCAATATCTCTGGCCGCTGCTGATCACCACGCGCGACGACATGCAGACCATCCAGATCGGCATCCGCAAGATGATCACCACCACCGACGCGTTGACCGAATGGCCGATCGTGATGGCGACCGCCGTGCTGGCCATGTTGCCGCCGGTGTTCGTCGTCGTCGCGATGCAGAAGCTGTTCGTGCGCGGCCTGGTCGAGACGGAAAAGTGA
- the ugpA gene encoding sn-glycerol-3-phosphate ABC transporter permease UgpA has protein sequence MQKQAIFQSKLLPYALVAPQLAIVLIFFYWPALQAVIQSFLLQDAFGLSTSFVWFDNYLELLKDRAYFEAIVRTFFFSFAIAVSSLSFALLLAVMADKPLRGSMLYRTLLIWPYAVAPPVVGVLWIFMLHPSLGVLSRYLRALGIDWNPLLDGDQAAALIILAAAWKQISYNFLFFLAGLQSIPRSVLEAAAIDGARPMRRFWTVTFPLLSPTIFFLLVVNIVYAFFDTFGIIDTMTRGGPGKSTETLVYKVYSDGLLGGNLGSSAAQSVILMVMVIVLTGIQFRFVERKVTY, from the coding sequence ATGCAAAAGCAAGCCATTTTCCAATCGAAGTTGTTGCCCTACGCGCTGGTTGCGCCGCAGCTCGCGATCGTCCTGATTTTCTTCTACTGGCCCGCCCTGCAGGCGGTGATCCAGTCCTTCCTGCTCCAGGATGCTTTCGGCCTGTCGACGAGCTTCGTCTGGTTCGACAATTATCTCGAGCTGCTCAAGGACCGCGCCTATTTCGAGGCGATCGTGCGAACCTTCTTCTTCTCGTTCGCCATCGCGGTCTCGTCGCTGTCGTTTGCGCTGCTGCTCGCCGTGATGGCGGACAAGCCGCTGCGCGGCTCGATGCTGTACCGGACGCTTCTTATCTGGCCCTACGCGGTGGCGCCGCCGGTCGTCGGCGTGCTCTGGATCTTCATGCTGCACCCCTCGCTGGGCGTGCTCTCGCGATACTTGCGCGCTCTGGGCATCGACTGGAATCCGCTGCTCGACGGCGACCAGGCCGCTGCGCTGATCATCCTCGCCGCCGCCTGGAAGCAGATCTCCTACAACTTCCTGTTCTTCCTCGCCGGCCTCCAGAGCATTCCCCGAAGCGTGCTCGAGGCCGCCGCGATCGACGGCGCGCGCCCGATGCGAAGGTTCTGGACCGTGACCTTCCCGCTGCTGTCGCCGACCATCTTCTTCCTCCTGGTCGTCAACATCGTCTACGCCTTCTTCGACACCTTCGGCATCATCGACACCATGACCCGCGGCGGTCCCGGCAAGTCGACCGAGACGCTGGTCTACAAGGTCTATTCCGACGGCCTGCTCGGCGGCAATCTCGGCAGCTCCGCGGCGCAATCGGTGATCCTGATGGTCATGGTCATCGTGTTGACGGGAATCCAGTTCCGCTTCGTCGAACGCAAGGTGACCTACTGA
- the ugpB gene encoding sn-glycerol-3-phosphate ABC transporter substrate-binding protein UgpB has protein sequence MVLRHFGAAAAVAVTIGMTASPALAVTEIQWWHAMTGANNDVIVKLATDFNASQSDYKVIPTYKGNYPDTMNAGIAAFRAGNAPHIMQVFEVGTATMMAATGAVKPVYKLMAETGEKFDPKAYLPAITGYYSTSKGEMLSFPFNSSSTVMWVNLDELKKANVEIPKTWPEVFNAAKKLHDNGHPTCGFSNSWVTWVNLEQLSAWHNVPLSTKANGLDGFDTVLEFNSPLQVKHLEKLVELQKDKTYDYAGRTNTGEGRFTSGECPLYLTSSAFFGNVKAQAKFAFTAVPMPYYPDVKGAPQNSIIGGASLWVMGGKSADEYKGVAKFLSFLSDTDRQVYIHKASGYLPITKAAYEKAKAEGFYKDQPYLETPLLELTNKEPTENSRGLRLGNMVQLRDVWSEEIEQALAGKKTAKQALDAAVERGNTMLRQFEKTAVK, from the coding sequence ATGGTTCTTCGACATTTTGGTGCGGCTGCGGCTGTTGCAGTCACGATTGGCATGACGGCCTCGCCGGCCCTGGCCGTGACCGAGATCCAGTGGTGGCACGCGATGACCGGCGCGAACAACGACGTCATCGTCAAGCTCGCCACCGACTTCAACGCCTCGCAGAGCGACTACAAGGTGATCCCGACCTACAAGGGCAACTATCCCGATACGATGAACGCCGGCATCGCGGCGTTCCGCGCCGGCAACGCCCCGCACATCATGCAGGTGTTCGAGGTCGGCACCGCGACCATGATGGCCGCGACCGGTGCCGTAAAGCCGGTCTACAAGCTGATGGCCGAGACCGGCGAGAAGTTCGATCCGAAGGCCTACCTGCCTGCGATCACCGGCTACTACTCGACCTCGAAGGGCGAGATGCTGTCCTTCCCCTTCAACTCGTCGTCGACCGTCATGTGGGTCAACCTCGACGAGCTGAAGAAGGCGAATGTCGAGATCCCGAAGACCTGGCCTGAAGTGTTCAACGCGGCCAAGAAGCTGCACGACAACGGCCATCCGACCTGCGGCTTCTCCAACTCCTGGGTCACCTGGGTCAATCTCGAGCAGCTCTCCGCCTGGCACAACGTGCCGCTGTCGACCAAGGCCAACGGCCTCGACGGCTTCGACACCGTGCTCGAGTTCAACAGCCCTCTCCAGGTCAAGCACCTCGAAAAGCTGGTCGAGCTCCAGAAGGACAAGACCTACGACTATGCCGGCCGCACCAACACCGGCGAAGGCCGCTTCACGTCAGGCGAATGCCCGCTCTATCTGACCTCGTCGGCTTTCTTCGGCAACGTCAAGGCGCAGGCCAAGTTCGCCTTCACCGCCGTGCCGATGCCCTATTATCCCGATGTGAAGGGCGCACCGCAGAACTCGATCATCGGCGGTGCCTCGCTCTGGGTGATGGGCGGCAAGTCGGCCGACGAATACAAGGGCGTGGCGAAATTCCTCAGCTTCCTCTCGGACACCGATCGCCAGGTCTACATCCACAAGGCCTCGGGCTATCTGCCGATCACCAAGGCGGCTTACGAGAAGGCCAAGGCGGAAGGCTTCTACAAGGATCAGCCCTATCTCGAGACCCCGCTGCTCGAGCTGACCAACAAGGAGCCGACCGAGAACTCCCGCGGCCTGCGTCTCGGCAACATGGTTCAGCTCCGCGACGTCTGGTCGGAAGAGATCGAGCAGGCGCTGGCCGGCAAGAAGACCGCCAAGCAGGCGCTCGATGCCGCCGTCGAGCGCGGCAACACGATGCTGCGTCAGTTCGAAAAGACCGCCGTGAAGTGA
- a CDS encoding CaiB/BaiF CoA-transferase family protein, which yields MSSEAATGAMSGLRVIDLTRVLGGPYCTQILADHGADVIKVEPPAGDEVREWGPPFHEEDAAYFIGINRNKRSIGLDLASEGGRAVLLKMLETADVLIENFKPGTLEKWGIGNEVLRAKFPRLVHCRICGFGADGPRGGNPGYDAIIQAMTGMIAATGSPESGPMRIGVPLVDITTGLYAAIGILMALSERQRSGQGQFLETTLYETGLAIMHPHTANYFMHGKPPSLTGNEHPNLVPYAIFPTKTDNIFIGVGNDGTFRKLAKEIGKEELGTDPRFARNKDRIANREALRAELAAVFSQHEAEPLCNRLLAAGLPAGPVQKIDQALTNPHTIARGDIIEKDWYKGVASPIRLDRSKPSLRRLPPKFSQHSAEVLGEFGYSKAEIDTMVEKGTVCGPERKR from the coding sequence ATGAGTTCCGAAGCCGCCACAGGTGCCATGAGCGGACTGCGCGTCATCGATCTCACGCGCGTGCTCGGCGGTCCCTATTGTACCCAGATCCTCGCCGACCACGGCGCCGACGTGATCAAGGTCGAGCCGCCCGCGGGCGACGAGGTGCGCGAATGGGGTCCTCCCTTCCACGAGGAGGACGCGGCGTATTTCATCGGCATCAACCGCAACAAGCGCTCGATCGGCCTCGACCTGGCGTCCGAGGGCGGCCGCGCCGTGCTGCTCAAGATGCTGGAGACGGCCGACGTCCTGATCGAGAATTTCAAGCCGGGCACGCTGGAGAAATGGGGCATCGGCAACGAGGTGCTGCGCGCCAAATTTCCGCGCCTCGTGCATTGCCGGATCTGCGGCTTCGGCGCCGACGGTCCGCGCGGCGGCAATCCCGGCTATGACGCCATCATCCAGGCCATGACCGGCATGATCGCGGCGACCGGCTCGCCCGAGAGCGGGCCGATGCGGATCGGCGTACCGCTGGTCGACATTACCACCGGCCTCTACGCGGCGATCGGCATCCTGATGGCGCTGTCGGAGCGGCAGCGCTCGGGCCAGGGCCAGTTCCTGGAGACGACGCTGTACGAGACCGGCCTTGCCATCATGCATCCGCACACCGCGAATTACTTCATGCATGGCAAGCCACCGTCGCTTACCGGCAACGAGCACCCCAACCTCGTGCCCTACGCGATCTTCCCGACCAAGACCGACAACATCTTCATCGGCGTCGGCAATGACGGCACCTTCCGCAAGCTCGCCAAGGAGATCGGCAAGGAGGAGCTCGGCACCGATCCGCGCTTTGCCCGCAACAAGGACCGCATCGCCAATCGCGAGGCGCTACGCGCCGAGCTCGCCGCCGTCTTCAGCCAGCACGAGGCCGAGCCGCTCTGCAACCGGCTGCTCGCCGCGGGCCTCCCCGCAGGCCCCGTGCAGAAGATCGACCAGGCCTTGACCAACCCGCACACGATCGCGCGCGGCGATATTATCGAGAAGGACTGGTACAAGGGCGTGGCCTCCCCGATCCGGCTCGATCGCAGCAAGCCGAGCCTGCGCCGCCTGCCGCCCAAATTCAGCCAGCACTCCGCGGAGGTGCTCGGCGAGTTCGGCTACTCCAAGGCCGAGATCGACACCATGGTCGAAAAGGGCACGGTCTGCGGTCCCGAGCGCAAGCGCTGA
- a CDS encoding organic hydroperoxide resistance protein, translating to MSVNVLYKTSAKATGGRDGHAATLDGALDVKLTTPKELGGGGGAGNNPEQLFAAGYAACFIGAMKFVSSQGGPKVPADASVTSTVGIGPRAAGGFGLDIDLAVSLPGLARAEAEALVEKAHQVCPYSNATRGNVDVRLTVV from the coding sequence ATGTCCGTGAACGTCCTCTACAAGACCAGTGCCAAGGCAACCGGCGGCCGCGACGGCCATGCTGCAACGCTCGACGGCGCGCTCGACGTCAAGCTGACCACGCCGAAGGAACTCGGCGGCGGCGGCGGCGCCGGCAACAATCCCGAGCAGCTGTTCGCGGCCGGCTACGCCGCCTGCTTCATCGGTGCGATGAAGTTCGTGTCCTCGCAGGGCGGCCCGAAGGTTCCGGCCGACGCCTCCGTGACCTCGACCGTCGGCATCGGCCCGCGCGCGGCGGGCGGCTTCGGTCTCGACATCGATCTCGCCGTCTCGCTGCCGGGCCTTGCCCGCGCCGAGGCCGAGGCGCTGGTCGAGAAGGCACACCAGGTGTGCCCGTACTCCAACGCCACGCGCGGCAATGTCGACGTTCGCCTGACGGTCGTCTGA
- a CDS encoding MarR family winged helix-turn-helix transcriptional regulator: MARKLSAADAPLRLDNQICFAVYSAAHAFNRVYKPLLDRLGLTYPQYLAMLVLWERDNVPVKDIGERLFLDSGTLTPLLKRLEAAHLVKRTRSSEDERQVLIALTSQGHALKDKARSVPPSILAASDCSVSELVAMKDEIVALRDRLNAVIGE, translated from the coding sequence ATGGCCCGGAAACTATCGGCAGCGGACGCTCCGCTGCGGCTCGACAACCAGATCTGCTTCGCGGTCTATTCGGCCGCGCATGCCTTCAACCGCGTCTACAAGCCGCTGCTCGACCGGCTCGGCCTGACCTATCCGCAATATCTGGCGATGCTGGTGCTGTGGGAGCGCGACAACGTGCCGGTCAAGGACATCGGCGAAAGACTGTTCCTGGATTCGGGCACGCTGACGCCGCTGCTCAAGCGGCTCGAGGCCGCCCATCTCGTCAAGCGCACCCGCTCGAGCGAAGACGAGCGTCAGGTGCTGATCGCACTGACGTCACAGGGCCACGCGCTGAAGGACAAGGCGCGCAGCGTGCCGCCATCGATCCTGGCGGCGTCGGATTGCTCGGTGTCGGAACTGGTGGCGATGAAGGACGAGATTGTCGCGCTGCGCGATAGGCTCAATGCGGTGATCGGGGAGTAG
- a CDS encoding GIY-YIG nuclease family protein, translating into MKYVYILESLDSEHFYVGITDDLRARLAKHNAGEVPHTSKYGPWRIRTYFAFDDAARTLAFERYLKSGSGRAFAKRHF; encoded by the coding sequence ATGAAGTACGTCTATATCCTCGAAAGTCTCGATTCCGAGCATTTCTACGTCGGCATCACGGACGATCTACGCGCACGTCTGGCAAAGCATAACGCCGGCGAGGTGCCTCACACGTCGAAATATGGGCCTTGGCGAATAAGAACCTATTTCGCGTTCGATGACGCCGCACGCACTCTCGCGTTCGAGCGATACCTGAAATCCGGCTCGGGGCGCGCATTCGCGAAGAGGCACTTTTAA